A genomic segment from Aegilops tauschii subsp. strangulata cultivar AL8/78 chromosome 1, Aet v6.0, whole genome shotgun sequence encodes:
- the LOC109781030 gene encoding subtilisin-like protease has translation MMYPATTRSPEFLSLSKDAGLWPKSSYGKGIIIGVIDSGIESRHPSFGDAGMSPPPARWKGTCTGLVRPGVVFVTSAGNDGPDPSTVNNDTPWEITVGAGSVDRKLAAGLLLESGDLVEGEALVQGPNSTAYQPLHYPGEGNLCRKVSVERTRGHIVICDDAMVKVDVQARIIKNLYDNGAAQVVLIGQEKAGFTLGFREYGSSVVQEPAAVGHKLKDYSQYPDSAAQVFFKGTQIGVGQSPTVAYFSSRGPSRGNPRIVKPDILAPGLNILAAATESPDRGPFRFKSGTSMAVPHISGVVALLKSMHPDWSPMAIRSAIMTTADELDNDGNPIMNEKHEPASAFAVGAGHVNPRRAVDPGLVYDLEVRDYVGYVCHLFARARLDNDDDYAVQDILQDLNLNCRNVPHLSDVDLNYPSIMVPANTTVRRTLTSMGPAEQYTGRLSMAHDVGVDFSPKSLSFSRPGEKLTFQVNHHGSEVAEGFLIWESNTHTVQSPLVVVRS, from the exons ATGATGTACCCCGCGACGACCCGCTCGCCCGAGTTCCTCAGCCTGAGCAAGGACGCCGGCTTGTGGCCGAAATCTAGCTACGGCAAAGGGATCATCATAGGGGTGATCGACTCCGGCATCGAGTCGCGCCATCCCTCGTTCGGTGACGCCGGCATGTCGCCGCCACCCGCCAGGTGGAAGGGCACGTGCACGGGCTTGGTCAGGCCC GGCGTCGTCTTCGTGACTTCTGCTGGCAACGATGGCCCCGACCCGTCCACTGTCAACAACGACACGCCGTGGGAGATCACGGTGGGCGCCGGGTCGGTGGACCGGAAGCTCGCCGCCGGCCTTTTGCTGGAGTCAGGCGACCTGGTCGAAGGAGAGGCACTGGTACAGGGGCCCAACTCGACCGCTTACCAACCCCTCCACTACCCCGGCGAGGGTAACCTGTGCAGGAAGGTGAGCGTTGAGCGCACGAGGGGCCACATCGTGATATGCGATGATGCCATGGTTAAGGTTGACGTTCAGGCCCGCATCATCAAAAATCTCTACGACAATGGCGCGGCTCAGGTCGTGCTGATCGGTCAGGAGAAAGCCGGTTTCACCTTGGGCTTCAGGGAGTACGGTTCCTCCGTCGTGCAGGAGCCCGCCGCCGTCGGCCACAAGCTCAAGGACTACAGCCAGTACCCGGATTCCGCGGCGCAGGTGTTCTTCAAGGGCACGCAGATCGGCGTCGGCCAGTCGCCCACGGTCGCCTACTTCTCCAGCCGAGGCCCGAGCCGCGGCAACCCGCGCATCGTGAAGCCCGACATCCTGGCGCCGGGTCTCAACATCCTCGCCGCTGCCACGGAGAGTCCAGATCGGGGGCCTTTTAGATTCAAGTCCGGGACGTCGATGGCGGTGCCGCACATCAGCGGCGTGGTCGCCCTTCTCAAGAGCATGCACCCGGACTGGTCGCCGATGGCCATCAGGTCCGCCATAATGACCACGGCCGATGAGCTGGACAACGACGGCAATCCGATCATGAACGAGAAGCACGAGCCGGCGAGCGCATTCGCTGTAGGCGCGGGGCACGTCAACCCCAGGCGGGCCGTCGACCCGGGGCTGGTCTATGACCTGGAGGTTAGAGACTACGTCGGGTACGTTTGCCATCTTTTCGCCAGGGCCAGGCTCGACAACGACGACGACTATGCCGTGCAAGACATCCTCCAGGACCTGAACTTGAATTGCAGGAACGTGCCCCATCTATCGGATGTCGACCTCAACTACCCGAGCATCATGGTGCCGGCGAACACCACGGTGCGGCGGACGCTGACGAGCATGGGGCCGGCGGAGCAGTACACGGGCAGGTTGTCTATGGCCCATGACGTGGGGGTGGATTTCTCGCCCAAGTCGTTGTCCTTCTCGCGTCCCGGGGAGAAGCTCACCTTCCAAGTAAACCATCATGGGTCCGAGGTCGCAGAAGGATTCTTGATCTGGGAGTCGAATACGCACACGGTCCAAAGCCCACTCGTCGTCGTGCGTTCGTGA